In Urechidicola croceus, a single window of DNA contains:
- a CDS encoding OmpA family protein — protein MKHLRIALLALLVVAGFSNVNAQDENNPWAVGFGINAVDFFPTNHTQEGIGQWYSQFGNADAHYNIIPSISRISVGKYLDAGFSFELAGTLNRISKIGDVAADDLTYFGIDGAIKYDINNLIGDTKWFDPFASLGGGYTWIDSKGAGTVNGGLGANLWLNDSFGFNIQTAYKHAFEDDNVIPHWQHAAGVVVRFGGTDTDGDGIYDKEDACPEVFGLEEFNGCPDTDSDGIIDSEDACPDVAGLAELNGCPDADGDGIADGDDACPNEKGSKANNGCPDTDGDGVVDGDDACPSEAGPAANKGCPWTDKDGDGVLDKDDKCPDVAGVASNNGCPEEILTVEAEKQIGDFARTILFNTGRSTFKPGITNTLDAVAAIMTEFDKANFHIEGHTDSTGSNRTNQRLSDSRANAVRDYLISKGISAARLSAAGYGEDRPIDSNETSAGRANNRRVEINLVK, from the coding sequence ATGAAACATTTAAGAATAGCTTTATTAGCTTTACTTGTAGTTGCTGGATTTAGCAACGTAAATGCTCAGGATGAGAACAATCCTTGGGCTGTAGGCTTTGGTATTAATGCCGTGGATTTCTTTCCAACGAATCATACTCAAGAGGGTATAGGACAATGGTACAGTCAATTCGGTAATGCTGACGCACATTACAACATTATTCCTTCAATATCTAGAATTTCTGTAGGGAAATATTTAGATGCTGGTTTTTCTTTTGAATTAGCGGGAACATTAAACAGAATTTCTAAAATTGGAGACGTTGCTGCTGATGATTTAACTTATTTCGGTATTGACGGAGCTATCAAGTATGATATCAATAACCTTATTGGAGATACTAAATGGTTCGATCCTTTCGCATCTTTAGGTGGTGGTTATACTTGGATTGATTCTAAAGGAGCTGGTACTGTAAATGGTGGTTTAGGTGCTAATTTATGGTTAAATGACAGTTTTGGTTTCAACATTCAAACGGCTTACAAGCATGCTTTTGAAGATGATAACGTTATTCCTCACTGGCAACACGCTGCAGGTGTAGTTGTTAGATTTGGTGGAACTGATACAGATGGTGATGGTATCTACGATAAAGAAGATGCATGTCCTGAAGTATTCGGTCTAGAAGAATTTAATGGTTGTCCTGATACTGATAGTGATGGTATTATTGATTCAGAAGATGCATGTCCTGATGTTGCTGGTTTAGCAGAATTAAACGGATGTCCAGATGCTGACGGTGATGGTATTGCTGATGGTGATGATGCTTGTCCAAACGAAAAAGGATCTAAAGCTAACAACGGTTGTCCTGATACAGATGGTGACGGTGTAGTTGATGGTGACGATGCTTGTCCTAGCGAAGCAGGTCCTGCTGCTAATAAAGGATGTCCTTGGACTGACAAAGATGGTGATGGAGTATTAGATAAAGATGATAAATGTCCAGATGTTGCTGGTGTTGCTTCAAACAATGGTTGTCCAGAAGAGATTCTTACAGTTGAAGCTGAAAAGCAAATTGGAGATTTCGCAAGAACTATCTTGTTTAATACTGGAAGATCAACTTTCAAACCAGGAATTACTAATACTTTAGATGCTGTTGCTGCAATTATGACTGAGTTTGATAAGGCTAATTTCCATATCGAAGGTCATACAGATAGTACAGGTTCTAATAGAACAAACCAAAGATTATCTGATTCTAGAGCTAACGCTGTAAGAGATTACTTAATTTCTAAAGGAATTAGTGCTGCAAGATTATCTGCTGCTGGTTATGGTGAAGATAGACCAATCGACTCTAACGAAACAAGTGCTGGAAGAGCAAATAATAGAAGAGTTGAAATTAATTTAGTAAAATAA
- a CDS encoding alpha/beta hydrolase family protein: protein MKKIINIPVKSNHHNKPIVTDVFYSENKTKKPIVVFCHGYKGYKDWGAWNLMSKSFVKNELFFVKFNFSHNGGTLENPIDFPDLEAFGANNYTIELNDIDDVIEWLKNNPDFKDEIDVDDITLIGHSRGGGIVTIKASENDEIKRVISWNGVSDFESRYPQGEDLDMWKSEGVSYVLNSRTNQKMPHFYQFYENFKANEERLTIHKSVKKLMKPQLIIQGTADVVVKPFEAQNLHSWNPNSELILIQEMNHTLGAKHPWDENELPKHLEKAIAITIDFIK, encoded by the coding sequence ATGAAAAAAATCATAAATATACCAGTTAAAAGTAATCATCATAATAAGCCGATTGTTACTGATGTGTTCTATTCGGAAAACAAAACCAAAAAACCAATAGTTGTATTTTGTCACGGTTATAAAGGGTACAAGGATTGGGGTGCTTGGAACTTAATGTCAAAATCATTTGTAAAAAATGAGTTGTTTTTTGTCAAATTTAACTTTTCTCACAATGGCGGAACATTAGAAAACCCAATTGATTTTCCAGATTTAGAAGCCTTTGGAGCCAATAATTATACAATTGAATTAAATGATATTGATGATGTAATTGAATGGCTTAAAAACAATCCTGATTTTAAGGATGAAATAGATGTTGATGATATTACTTTAATTGGACATTCTCGTGGAGGTGGAATAGTAACAATTAAAGCATCAGAAAATGATGAGATTAAACGAGTTATTTCCTGGAATGGTGTTTCTGATTTTGAAAGTCGATATCCGCAAGGTGAAGATTTGGATATGTGGAAATCAGAAGGAGTTTCATACGTTCTTAACTCAAGGACGAATCAAAAAATGCCGCATTTCTATCAGTTTTATGAAAATTTTAAGGCTAATGAAGAAAGACTCACAATACATAAGTCTGTAAAAAAATTAATGAAACCTCAATTGATAATTCAAGGAACTGCTGATGTGGTGGTAAAACCCTTTGAAGCGCAAAATTTACATTCATGGAATCCAAATAGTGAGTTGATTTTAATTCAAGAAATGAATCATACTTTGGGTGCAAAACATCCTTGGGATGAAAATGAATTACCAAAACATTTAGAAAAAGCAATTGCAATTACGATAGACTTTATCAAGTAG
- a CDS encoding UvrD-helicase domain-containing protein, with the protein MQESNQFQVYNASAGSGKTFTLVKEYLKILLSSNDRFRFQNILAITFTNKASAEMKDRVISNLKSFSEGKPNHMSSILLDEIDISSEILQKRSKNILDSILQNYSAFNITTIDSFTHRIIRNFAFDLGLSLNFDVEMDVNLLLEEAVDLLISKIGEDKDLTRVLIEFSLDKTENDKSWDISRDLKEFAQILLNENDVSQLKKLENKTVQDFTELKKKLKKQQKEIENQFVKIGENGLEIISSMNLEHNDFYYSMLPKHFLYLSQNFEKVGFFDQNKLRDRIKENTFYSKNKSEDVKAAIESILPTLLDLYNQSEKLYQQYILNNLVLKSLIPLSVLKHINSSLNEIKQQNNIRLNAEFNQIISEQIKNEPAPFIYERIGEKFKYFFIDEMQDTSKLQWQNLIPLIENSLTSETIEGDRGSLMLVGDAKQAIYRWRGGKAEQFIELADSNGNNPFSISKSIKNLDVNYRSFSQIIEFNNDFFTFISNAFGNENYKELYVSGNKQLKNQKDGGFVQISFVEKDKEDDEKDLLFPKKVLKTIQNLDSNFKLSDVCVLVRRKKDGIAIADFLSENKIDIISSETLLLKNNTIVTFIIDTLTFLQFPENDNSKAKALYFLSQKLNLKLETHDFIHSLVSKSNKEIFEMLKGYGFDFDEKIVVQFSFYESIEYIIKSFQLISESDAFVSSFLDFVLEYQQNRGNGLSDFLEYWERKKESLSIAIPDGQNAVKIMTIHKSKGLEFPVVIFPYDLDIYFQQNAKVWYDKFENEEMVNFQNSLLDYSKKLNYIGGHGEYLHNKTKEEMQLDNINLLYVVLTRPIEQLYIISEKKVKNNSLENAKYYSDFFIDFLRSLSEENSWSDTQNEYKFGSSKRVLIENNLKIKLETSNQKKFVSTSWKEHKISIVASSSILWDTEQEQAIKYGNLIHEIMSKIRTVEDIETTIQQYVFDGFLDVHIAGEITKKIFNLVKHPFLKKYYQKGCEIFNEQEIISKNKIRQIPDRIVFFGNNVTIIDYKTGRPDIKYQQQLISYSDTLKEMGFNIEKCILIYLDSEIKIESVI; encoded by the coding sequence ATGCAAGAATCAAATCAATTTCAAGTTTACAATGCTTCTGCAGGAAGTGGAAAAACATTTACTTTAGTTAAGGAATACCTTAAGATTTTACTTTCTTCAAATGATAGGTTTAGATTCCAAAATATTTTAGCAATAACTTTTACCAATAAGGCTTCTGCAGAAATGAAGGATCGAGTTATTTCTAATTTAAAATCCTTTTCTGAAGGAAAACCAAACCATATGTCATCAATTTTATTAGATGAAATTGATATTTCAAGTGAAATTTTACAAAAACGATCCAAAAATATTTTAGATAGCATTTTGCAAAATTATTCTGCTTTTAATATTACAACTATTGATAGTTTTACACATCGAATTATTCGAAATTTTGCTTTTGATCTTGGACTTTCTCTCAACTTTGATGTTGAGATGGATGTCAATTTGTTGTTAGAAGAAGCAGTAGATTTATTGATTTCAAAAATTGGGGAAGATAAAGACTTAACCAGAGTATTAATTGAATTTTCATTAGATAAAACTGAAAATGATAAGTCCTGGGATATTTCAAGAGACTTAAAAGAATTTGCCCAAATATTATTGAATGAAAATGATGTAAGTCAATTAAAAAAGTTAGAAAACAAGACTGTTCAAGACTTTACTGAATTAAAAAAGAAATTAAAAAAACAACAAAAAGAAATTGAAAACCAGTTTGTTAAAATTGGCGAAAACGGATTGGAAATTATTAGTTCAATGAATTTAGAACATAATGATTTTTATTATTCAATGCTTCCAAAACATTTTTTATATCTATCCCAAAATTTTGAAAAAGTAGGTTTTTTTGACCAAAACAAATTACGTGATCGCATTAAAGAAAACACGTTTTATAGTAAAAATAAATCAGAAGATGTTAAAGCAGCAATAGAAAGTATTTTACCAACATTATTAGATTTATATAATCAATCAGAAAAATTATATCAACAGTATATTTTAAATAATTTAGTTTTAAAAAGTTTAATTCCATTATCGGTTTTAAAACACATAAATAGTTCATTAAATGAAATTAAACAACAAAATAATATTCGGCTAAATGCGGAATTCAATCAGATTATTTCAGAACAAATAAAAAATGAACCAGCACCTTTTATCTATGAGCGAATAGGAGAAAAATTCAAGTATTTTTTTATAGATGAGATGCAGGATACTTCTAAATTACAGTGGCAAAATTTAATTCCGTTAATTGAAAATTCATTAACTTCAGAAACAATAGAGGGAGATAGAGGTAGTTTAATGTTGGTTGGTGACGCAAAACAGGCAATTTATAGATGGCGTGGAGGAAAAGCAGAACAGTTTATTGAGTTAGCTGATAGTAATGGGAACAATCCATTTTCAATTAGTAAGTCTATAAAAAATTTAGATGTAAATTACAGAAGTTTTTCTCAAATTATTGAGTTTAATAATGATTTTTTCACCTTTATTTCAAATGCTTTTGGTAATGAAAACTATAAAGAGTTATATGTTTCTGGAAACAAACAATTGAAGAATCAAAAAGATGGGGGATTTGTACAGATTTCTTTCGTAGAAAAAGACAAGGAAGATGATGAAAAAGACTTATTATTTCCAAAGAAAGTTTTGAAAACTATTCAAAATTTAGATTCAAATTTTAAGTTGAGTGATGTATGTGTTTTGGTAAGAAGAAAAAAAGATGGAATTGCTATTGCAGATTTTCTTTCAGAAAATAAAATAGATATTATTTCTTCAGAAACTTTACTATTAAAAAACAATACAATTGTTACTTTCATTATTGACACCTTAACGTTTTTACAATTTCCTGAAAATGATAATTCAAAAGCAAAAGCACTCTATTTTTTAAGTCAAAAATTAAATTTGAAATTAGAAACCCATGATTTTATTCATTCATTAGTTTCTAAATCAAATAAAGAAATATTTGAAATGTTAAAAGGTTATGGGTTTGATTTTGACGAAAAAATAGTTGTTCAATTCTCCTTTTATGAAAGTATTGAATATATAATAAAAAGTTTTCAATTGATTTCTGAATCCGATGCATTTGTAAGTTCTTTTTTAGATTTTGTTTTAGAATATCAGCAAAATAGAGGAAATGGACTAAGCGACTTTTTAGAGTATTGGGAAAGGAAAAAGGAATCGTTGAGTATTGCAATTCCAGACGGTCAAAATGCCGTTAAAATTATGACAATCCATAAGTCAAAAGGTTTGGAGTTTCCTGTTGTGATATTTCCTTATGATTTAGATATTTATTTTCAACAAAATGCTAAAGTTTGGTATGATAAGTTTGAAAATGAGGAGATGGTAAATTTTCAAAATTCGTTACTAGATTATTCAAAAAAGTTAAATTATATAGGGGGTCATGGCGAATATTTACACAACAAGACCAAAGAGGAGATGCAACTAGACAATATAAACTTACTTTATGTTGTGCTTACTAGACCGATTGAGCAATTATATATAATTTCAGAAAAAAAAGTAAAAAATAATTCTTTAGAAAATGCAAAGTATTATTCTGATTTTTTTATTGATTTTTTAAGGTCTTTATCTGAAGAAAATTCATGGTCTGATACTCAAAACGAGTATAAGTTTGGAAGTTCTAAAAGGGTTCTTATTGAAAATAATTTAAAAATAAAATTAGAAACTTCAAATCAGAAAAAGTTTGTTTCAACTTCATGGAAAGAACATAAAATTTCAATTGTAGCAAGTTCTTCAATTTTGTGGGATACAGAACAAGAACAGGCAATAAAATATGGAAATTTAATCCATGAAATTATGTCAAAAATTAGAACAGTAGAAGATATAGAAACTACAATTCAGCAGTATGTTTTTGATGGTTTTTTGGATGTGCATATAGCAGGTGAAATAACTAAAAAAATATTTAATTTAGTTAAACACCCTTTCTTAAAAAAATACTATCAAAAAGGCTGTGAAATATTTAATGAGCAAGAGATTATTTCTAAAAATAAAATACGTCAAATACCCGATAGAATAGTATTTTTTGGCAATAATGTTACTATTATTGATTACAAGACTGGAAGGCCGGATATAAAGTATCAACAGCAATTAATTTCATATTCAGACACCTTGAAAGAAATGGGATTTAATATTGAGAAATGTATCTTAATTTACCTTGATTCGGAGATAAAGATTGAAAGTGTTATTTAA
- a CDS encoding PD-(D/E)XK nuclease family protein translates to MKSFLSNVISDVLTNTKNPIHKLTFVLPSQRACVFLKDELIKQLEFATFLPQIISIENYIQEIAEIKQVDTIQLLFEFYSIYKKNTHIDNQDSFDTFSQWASIVLQDFNEIDRHLVDSKDLFTYLRDINRLNNWSPTTEITKNYFAFFEKLHLYYEEFYKYLSLKNIGYQGLIYREAQRNIQSYIDSNQGKKVILVGFNALNKSEESIFQEILQSGIGSVYWDADESYFNSTKETGLFLRKYKNNWTYFHKNPFKWMQNHLKSEEKNIHFIGAPKNVTQLKHVGEILEKSKKHTNTALILADENLLPLALNSLPNNVDKINITMGFPLSEIPFANFFKNIFKLYLNQEKLGVQEKNLFYYKDILNLFNHSYFKKLINTASFDISNQVGKSNRIFLSNKNIEELFENVFSVGYNQVNIFFKKGNSTVEKLIQNCIEICKLYQTIVEGIEKEYVFRFFTVFQQLETLNKTYGHISTLKVLYQFFLQLVQSEKLSFQGEPLEGLQLMGMLETRVIDFETVILTSVNEGVLPASKSENSFIPFDVKKHFGLPTYQEKDAIFSYHFYRLLHRAKNIYLLYNTETDVFGTGEKSRFLTQLEIEREDIHKSIVSPKVITEKKELQIIPKTDSLINKLKELAQKGISPSTLATYVNNPIDFYYQKILKINEVEEVEETVAVNTMGTVIHNTLEDLYKPFINKFLTEEGLNKMLLFSEGLIEKNFKNEYKNGDISRGKNKLIFEVSKKYVDRFLRQELSDVKRGKQIKIIALEETYDATIFIDTVDFPIKLHGNVDRIDEVDGVTRIIDYKTGKVDASQLKMIDFSKMSDDYKYTKALQVMLYSYLYSEEKNIDFSTPFEAGIISFKNLKGGFLKMNFAEGRGKSENNITKEKIDEFLVELKRIITEIFNPEIPFKENPNKAF, encoded by the coding sequence ATGAAATCCTTTTTGTCTAATGTAATTTCCGATGTTCTTACAAATACAAAAAACCCTATCCATAAATTAACTTTTGTCTTACCAAGTCAAAGAGCTTGTGTTTTTTTAAAGGATGAATTAATTAAGCAATTAGAATTTGCAACTTTTTTACCTCAGATAATTAGTATAGAAAATTATATTCAAGAAATTGCTGAGATTAAACAAGTTGATACAATCCAATTACTTTTTGAGTTCTATTCTATTTATAAAAAAAACACCCACATTGATAATCAAGATTCTTTTGATACCTTTTCTCAATGGGCATCAATTGTTTTACAAGACTTTAATGAAATAGACAGACACTTAGTTGATTCAAAAGATTTATTTACTTATTTAAGAGATATAAATAGGTTAAATAATTGGTCTCCAACCACTGAAATAACCAAAAATTATTTTGCTTTTTTTGAAAAGTTACATTTGTATTATGAGGAGTTTTATAAGTACTTAAGTTTAAAAAATATAGGATATCAAGGCCTAATTTATAGAGAAGCCCAAAGGAATATTCAAAGTTATATAGATAGTAACCAAGGCAAAAAAGTAATTTTAGTAGGTTTTAACGCTTTAAATAAATCTGAAGAGTCAATCTTTCAAGAAATACTACAAAGCGGTATAGGAAGTGTGTATTGGGATGCTGATGAAAGTTATTTCAATAGCACCAAAGAAACAGGTTTGTTCTTACGTAAGTATAAGAATAATTGGACATATTTTCATAAAAACCCTTTTAAATGGATGCAAAACCATTTAAAATCTGAAGAAAAAAATATTCATTTTATTGGCGCTCCAAAAAACGTAACTCAACTTAAGCATGTTGGAGAAATTTTAGAGAAAAGTAAAAAGCATACTAATACCGCATTGATTCTTGCCGATGAAAATTTATTGCCATTGGCACTCAATTCTCTTCCAAATAACGTTGATAAAATTAATATTACAATGGGTTTTCCTTTATCTGAAATCCCTTTTGCCAATTTTTTTAAAAATATTTTTAAGTTATATTTAAATCAAGAGAAGTTAGGTGTTCAAGAAAAGAATTTATTTTATTATAAAGATATCCTAAACCTATTTAATCATTCTTACTTTAAAAAGTTAATCAACACTGCCAGTTTTGATATTTCTAACCAAGTAGGTAAGAGTAATCGAATATTCTTATCAAATAAAAATATTGAAGAACTCTTTGAAAATGTTTTTAGTGTTGGATATAACCAAGTCAATATATTTTTCAAAAAAGGAAATTCAACTGTTGAAAAATTAATTCAAAATTGTATTGAGATTTGCAAACTTTATCAAACAATTGTTGAAGGAATTGAGAAAGAATATGTATTTCGGTTTTTTACTGTCTTTCAACAGTTAGAAACCTTAAATAAAACATACGGACATATTTCTACTTTAAAAGTATTGTATCAGTTTTTCTTGCAATTAGTGCAATCAGAAAAGTTGTCATTTCAGGGTGAGCCACTAGAAGGACTTCAACTTATGGGTATGCTTGAAACTCGAGTTATTGATTTTGAAACCGTAATATTAACTTCAGTAAACGAAGGTGTTTTACCTGCTTCAAAATCTGAAAATTCATTTATACCTTTTGATGTGAAAAAACATTTTGGTTTGCCAACATATCAAGAAAAGGACGCCATATTTTCATATCACTTTTATAGATTGTTACATAGAGCAAAAAACATTTATCTTTTGTATAATACCGAAACCGATGTTTTTGGAACTGGTGAAAAAAGCCGTTTTTTAACACAATTAGAAATAGAAAGAGAAGATATTCATAAGAGTATAGTAAGTCCGAAAGTCATAACTGAAAAGAAAGAACTACAAATTATTCCTAAAACGGATAGTCTTATTAACAAGTTAAAAGAATTAGCCCAAAAAGGAATATCACCATCTACATTGGCTACTTATGTGAATAATCCAATTGATTTTTATTATCAAAAAATTCTAAAAATTAATGAAGTAGAAGAAGTGGAAGAAACAGTTGCTGTGAATACTATGGGAACTGTAATTCATAATACTTTAGAAGATTTATATAAACCATTTATTAATAAATTTTTGACGGAAGAAGGGTTGAATAAAATGTTGTTGTTTTCGGAAGGTTTAATTGAAAAAAACTTTAAGAATGAATACAAAAATGGAGACATTTCAAGAGGGAAAAATAAACTTATTTTTGAGGTTTCTAAAAAGTATGTAGATAGGTTTTTGAGGCAAGAATTATCTGATGTTAAGAGAGGAAAACAGATAAAAATTATTGCTTTAGAAGAAACCTATGACGCTACAATTTTTATTGATACTGTTGACTTCCCAATTAAATTACATGGTAATGTTGATAGAATTGATGAAGTAGATGGTGTTACCAGAATAATTGATTATAAAACAGGAAAGGTTGATGCTTCACAACTTAAAATGATAGATTTCAGTAAGATGAGTGATGATTATAAATATACCAAAGCGTTGCAAGTAATGTTGTATTCTTATTTGTATTCTGAGGAAAAAAATATTGATTTTTCTACACCTTTTGAAGCAGGAATTATATCATTTAAAAATTTAAAAGGAGGATTTTTAAAGATGAATTTTGCTGAAGGAAGAGGTAAATCTGAAAATAATATAACAAAAGAAAAAATAGATGAGTTCTTAGTTGAGTTAAAGCGAATTATAACGGAAATTTTTAATCCTGAAATTCCATTTAAAGAAAATCCAAATAAGGCGTTTTAA
- a CDS encoding 6-pyruvoyl trahydropterin synthase family protein has protein sequence MSKIRITKQFDFETGHALYGYDGKCKNVHGHSYKLSVTVIGSPISDKNNVKYGMVIDFKDLKHIVSSEIVDKFDHATVFNKNTPHIELANELQNRGHNVILVDYQPTSEMMIIDFAEKIKAKLPSNISLHSLKLQETGTSFAEWFASEN, from the coding sequence ATGAGTAAGATTCGTATCACCAAGCAATTTGATTTTGAAACTGGGCACGCATTATATGGTTATGATGGAAAATGTAAGAATGTTCATGGTCATAGTTATAAACTTTCTGTAACAGTTATAGGATCGCCTATTTCAGACAAAAATAATGTGAAATATGGAATGGTTATCGATTTTAAAGATTTAAAACATATTGTATCATCAGAAATTGTTGACAAATTTGATCATGCAACAGTTTTTAATAAAAACACACCACATATTGAATTGGCAAATGAATTACAAAATCGAGGTCACAATGTTATTTTAGTAGATTATCAGCCAACAAGCGAAATGATGATTATTGATTTTGCAGAAAAAATTAAAGCAAAGTTACCATCAAATATTTCTTTACATTCTCTAAAGTTACAAGAAACCGGAACTTCATTTGCAGAGTGGTTTGCATCTGAAAATTAA
- a CDS encoding enoyl-CoA hydratase/isomerase family protein has protein sequence MSNGSLYTKINNNIATIEFGHPASNSFPSELLVRLTKAFNELSVDDEVHVIILKSEGEKAFCAGASFDELVAIDNLADGKKFFLGFANVINAMRTCKKPIIGRVHGKVVGGGVGLVAACDYVYATDQAAIKLSELTIGIGPFVIAPAIERKMKISALSELSLNATKWHNAYWCKENGLYADVFEETKSLDNYVDDLAQKLAAYNPDGVQEMKKVLWKGTDNWTELLEERAEISGKLVLSDFTKKALEKFKK, from the coding sequence ATGAGTAACGGAAGTCTATATACTAAGATTAATAATAATATCGCGACTATTGAGTTTGGTCATCCAGCAAGTAATTCCTTTCCTAGTGAATTATTAGTAAGATTAACTAAAGCATTTAACGAATTAAGTGTCGATGATGAAGTTCATGTTATTATTTTAAAAAGTGAAGGTGAAAAAGCATTTTGTGCTGGAGCATCTTTTGATGAGTTGGTTGCAATTGATAATTTAGCAGATGGCAAAAAATTCTTTTTAGGTTTTGCCAATGTGATTAACGCAATGCGTACTTGTAAAAAACCAATAATTGGTCGTGTACATGGAAAAGTTGTTGGAGGTGGAGTAGGATTGGTAGCGGCTTGTGATTATGTGTATGCAACTGATCAAGCAGCAATAAAATTATCAGAATTAACCATTGGAATAGGGCCATTTGTCATTGCACCTGCAATTGAACGAAAAATGAAAATTTCGGCATTGAGCGAATTATCATTAAACGCAACAAAATGGCACAATGCTTATTGGTGTAAAGAAAATGGTTTATATGCAGATGTGTTTGAAGAAACAAAATCTTTAGATAATTATGTTGATGATTTAGCTCAAAAATTAGCAGCTTACAATCCAGATGGAGTTCAAGAAATGAAAAAAGTGTTATGGAAAGGAACAGATAATTGGACTGAATTATTAGAAGAAAGAGCAGAAATAAGTGGTAAATTAGTATTGTCTGATTTTACAAAGAAAGCATTAGAAAAGTTTAAAAAATAA
- a CDS encoding MATE family efflux transporter — MYKPSEITFKGINKLAIPAIISGIAEPLLSITDTAIIGNIDTNPTEALAAVGIAGSFISAVIWILAQTRSAISAIVAKYLGAQKLHEIKSLVGQIIGINVILSILIYIVSIFFANEIFQLYNADGLILNYSVDYYKIRALGFPLTLFVFSIFGVFRGLQNTYYPMIISIVGASLNVGLDFALIYGIDGFIEPMHVKGAAWASVIAQGTMALMALILFVKKTPFKLKFALPFNKEIKNVVSISLNLMVRAVALNVALYFANSYATKYGANYIAAQTIAFQIWLFFAFFIDGYASVGNIVSGKLLGERDYKKMWKLSIKLSRYSLVVSIILSVICAIFYYSIGRLFTQEQEVLNLFYSIFWIVLLMQLINAIAFVFDGIFKGLAEAVILRNLLLVATFLGFIPALLIGDYFGLKLYAIWIAFTVWMLLRAGILVLKFRNKYLHKNT, encoded by the coding sequence ATGTATAAACCTTCAGAAATTACTTTTAAGGGTATTAACAAATTAGCAATTCCAGCAATTATTTCTGGAATTGCAGAACCACTACTGTCAATTACAGACACCGCAATTATTGGAAATATTGATACAAATCCTACGGAAGCGTTGGCGGCAGTTGGAATTGCAGGTTCATTTATATCAGCTGTAATTTGGATTTTAGCACAAACTCGTTCGGCAATTTCTGCAATTGTTGCTAAATATTTAGGAGCACAAAAATTGCATGAAATAAAATCGCTTGTTGGTCAAATAATAGGAATAAATGTAATTCTAAGTATTCTGATTTATATTGTTTCTATATTTTTTGCAAATGAAATTTTCCAATTGTACAATGCTGATGGACTTATCTTAAACTACTCGGTAGATTATTATAAAATTAGAGCACTTGGGTTTCCGTTAACCTTATTTGTCTTCTCTATTTTTGGTGTATTTAGAGGTTTACAAAATACATATTATCCTATGATTATAAGTATCGTAGGTGCAAGTTTAAATGTAGGTTTAGATTTTGCTTTGATTTATGGAATTGACGGTTTTATAGAGCCAATGCATGTAAAAGGAGCTGCTTGGGCAAGCGTTATAGCACAAGGGACAATGGCGTTAATGGCACTAATTTTATTTGTGAAGAAAACTCCTTTTAAATTGAAATTTGCACTTCCATTTAATAAAGAAATTAAGAATGTTGTTTCTATAAGTTTAAATTTAATGGTACGAGCAGTAGCACTAAATGTTGCATTGTATTTTGCGAATTCTTATGCGACAAAATATGGCGCCAATTATATTGCTGCACAAACTATTGCCTTTCAAATATGGTTGTTTTTTGCTTTTTTTATTGATGGTTATGCAAGTGTAGGAAATATAGTTTCAGGAAAATTATTGGGCGAAAGAGATTATAAAAAGATGTGGAAATTGAGTATCAAGTTAAGTCGATATTCACTAGTGGTCTCCATAATTCTCTCTGTTATTTGTGCTATATTTTATTATTCAATTGGTAGACTTTTTACACAAGAGCAAGAGGTATTAAATCTGTTTTATAGTATTTTTTGGATTGTGCTATTAATGCAATTAATCAACGCAATAGCTTTTGTATTTGATGGAATTTTTAAAGGTTTAGCAGAAGCAGTTATTTTACGTAACTTATTATTGGTTGCAACTTTTTTAGGTTTTATTCCAGCATTATTGATTGGCGATTATTTTGGACTAAAACTATATGCTATTTGGATAGCATTCACAGTTTGGATGTTGTTAAGAGCAGGAATTCTTGTTCTAAAATTTAGAAACAAATATTTACATAAAAACACGTAA